A region of the Burkholderia savannae genome:
CAAGCGTGGAAGATGGCACGCGGCTTGGGTGACTTGGGTGGCGCACGGTGCGGCAGCGAATCCGCCGTTGCAAAGCGGTCGCGCCGGACATCGGAATAGCGGCATCCCGGATCACCGCCATGCGCGATCGTCGGGATGCCAAATCATGGAAGCTTCAGATCACCGCGGCATCGGGACGCGGAAGCGCCCGGATGGCGAACCGCACGCGCGTCGAAGCTTTGAAGCACTAAATTCAAGGAACTCCGGAACTTTCGAGCTTCGAGCTTCGAGCTTCGAGCTTCGAGCTTCGAGCTTCGAGCTTCGAGCTTCGAGCTTCGAGCTTCGAGCTTCGAGCTTCGAGCTTCGAGCTTCGAGCTTCGAGCTTCGAGCTTCGAGCTTCGAGCTTCGAGCTTCGAGCCTTCGAGCCTTCGAGCCTTCGAGCCTTCGAGCCTTCGAGCATCGGAGCTTCCGGGCATCGGAAAGCAGGAACGTCAAAACGCCGAAGCACCCGATCATCGAAACAGCGCCACGACTAAACACCCGAACGCCCGGTCATCGCCCCGTCCAAGCGCCGAAGCGTCAGAACGCGTCGCCCGGCACCCGCACGAAGCCTTCCATCAGCACGCGCGCGCTGCGGCTCATGATCGCCTTCGTGACGACCCACTCGCCGCCCGCCTGCTTCGCCTCCGCGCCGACGCGCAACGTGCCCGACGGATGCCCGAAGCGCACGGCCTCACGCTCGCCGCCGCCCGCCGCGAGATTCACGAGCGTACCCGGAATCGCGGCCGCGGTGCCGATGGCCACGGCCGCCGTGCCCATCATCGCGTGATGCAGCTTGCCCATCGACAGCGCGCGCACGAGCAGATCGACGTCGGCGGCCGCGACGCGCTTGCCGCTCGACGCGACGTAGTCGGCCGGCTTCGCGACGAACGCAACCTTCGGCGTGTGCTGGCGCGTCGCGATCTCGTCGAGCGATGCGATGAGGCCCATGCGCAGCGCGCCGTGCGCGCGGATCGTCTCGAACATCGCGAGCGCCTTCGCATCGCCGTTGATCGCGTCCTGAAGCTCGGCGCCGGTGTAGCCGATCGCCGCCGCGTCGACGAAGATCGTCGGAATGCCCGCGTTGATCATCGTCGCCTTCAGCGTGCCGACGCCGGGCACCTCCAGATCGTCGACGAGATTCCCGGTCGGGAACATCGCGCCGCCCGCGCCCTCCTCGTCGGCCGCCGGGTCCATGAATTCGAGCTGCACTTCGGCGGCCGGGAACGTGACGCCGTCGAGCTCGAAGTCGCCCGTCTCCTGCACCGCGCCGCGCGTGACCGGCACGTGCGCGACGATCGTCTTGCCGATGTTCGCCTGCCAGATCCGCACGATCGCGACGCCGTTCTCCGGCACGCGCGCCGGATCGATCAGCCCGCCCGCGATCGCGAACGGGCCGACCGCCGCCGACAGGTTGCCGCAGTTGCCGCTCCAGTCGACGAACGGCTTGTCGATCGACACCTGGCCGAACAGGTAGTCGACGTCGTGATCGGGACGCGCGCTCTTCGCGACGATCACCGTCTTGCTGGTGCTCGACGTCGCGCCGCCCATCCCGTCGATCTGCTTGCCGTACGGGTCGGGGCTGCCGATCACGCGCATCAGCAGCGCATCGCGCGCGGC
Encoded here:
- the prpF gene encoding 2-methylaconitate cis-trans isomerase PrpF; the protein is MAHLPQIRIPATYLRGGTSKGVFFRLQDLPEAAQKPGAARDALLMRVIGSPDPYGKQIDGMGGATSSTSKTVIVAKSARPDHDVDYLFGQVSIDKPFVDWSGNCGNLSAAVGPFAIAGGLIDPARVPENGVAIVRIWQANIGKTIVAHVPVTRGAVQETGDFELDGVTFPAAEVQLEFMDPAADEEGAGGAMFPTGNLVDDLEVPGVGTLKATMINAGIPTIFVDAAAIGYTGAELQDAINGDAKALAMFETIRAHGALRMGLIASLDEIATRQHTPKVAFVAKPADYVASSGKRVAAADVDLLVRALSMGKLHHAMMGTAAVAIGTAAAIPGTLVNLAAGGGEREAVRFGHPSGTLRVGAEAKQAGGEWVVTKAIMSRSARVLMEGFVRVPGDAF